In a genomic window of Nocardia fluminea:
- a CDS encoding acyltransferase, translated as MTSMWGAPLSARWRGSRRRDPQQARFLTRDSLRWVLANRAYTPWYLVRYYRLAKFRLANPHIVLRGMVFLGRNVEIHATPELARMEIGRWVHIGDGNALRCHEGSLRIGDKVVFGKDNVVNTYLDIEIGESTLVADWCYICDFDHRMDDINMPIKDQGIVKSPVRIGPDTWIAAKVTVLRDTRVGRGCVLGAHAVVRGDVPDYSIAVGAPAKVVKNRKVAWDASAEEREAYMAALADIERKKNAAAQA; from the coding sequence GTGACGAGCATGTGGGGCGCGCCGCTGAGCGCGCGCTGGCGTGGTTCACGCCGCCGCGATCCGCAGCAGGCCCGATTTCTGACCAGGGATTCGCTGCGCTGGGTGCTCGCCAACCGCGCCTACACCCCCTGGTACCTGGTGCGTTACTACCGGCTTGCCAAGTTCCGCCTGGCCAACCCGCATATCGTGCTGCGTGGAATGGTGTTCCTCGGCCGCAATGTGGAGATCCACGCGACCCCGGAACTCGCGCGCATGGAGATCGGCCGCTGGGTGCACATCGGCGACGGCAACGCGCTGCGCTGCCACGAGGGCTCGCTGCGCATCGGCGACAAGGTGGTGTTCGGCAAGGACAATGTCGTCAACACCTACCTCGACATCGAGATCGGTGAGTCGACCCTGGTCGCCGACTGGTGCTACATCTGCGACTTCGACCATCGCATGGACGACATCAACATGCCCATCAAGGATCAGGGCATCGTGAAGAGTCCCGTGCGGATCGGTCCCGACACGTGGATCGCGGCGAAGGTGACCGTGCTGCGCGACACCCGGGTCGGCCGCGGTTGTGTGCTGGGCGCGCACGCGGTGGTGCGCGGGGATGTTCCCGACTACAGCATCGCGGTCGGCGCTCCCGCCAAGGTCGTGAAGAACCGCAAGGTCGCCTGGGATGCCAGTGCCGAGGAGCGCGAGGCGTACATGGCGGC